GAGCATAGGAATACGGACTTTAGGTTCATATTCATCATCCGGTCCCACGTTTTCTCGTCTGTATCCTGAATCTTGGCATAGGTAAACCCGCCCACGATGTTCACCAGGATATCAATCCTGCCGAATCTTTTAAGCGTTCTCTTAACGACTTGTGCCACCTGTTTCTCTCTGGTGACATCTGCCTTTATAAGGGTGAGGTTTTGATTTTTTAATGTTGACCGAAGTCCTCTCAACTCCTGGTCGATGATGTAGGTAGAAATTACTTTCGCTCCTTCTCGCAAGAATTCCGATACCACCGCTTTGCCCAAAGCACCGGTGCCACCCGTAATTATTGCCACTCTTTCTTCGAGTTCCATTTCCACCTCCTTTGCAGACATACAGTTTTGAACATCTACTGGGTTATATCAACATCTTGACTATATTAAGTACCTGCCATGAAAGTTTTAGAGTATCCAAGCTGAAGAAGTTTTCGGGCGTTACATGGTCGAAGCTAGAAAGCTCGGTTAGATGTACTGGAATATCCCGGGGAAGCAAATCCCGGATCTTGTAGGAATCCTCGACTGGAATTACGTCGTCGTTCTTGTCGTGTATCAGAAAGACACGCGTCTTTATAGCGGGAAGGGTAGGAGACGGGGAAAGTGCACTTAAGTTTATCAAAACTGCTTCTGGCAACATCTGGATATATTTTTTTGCATCTTCAAAT
The Thermodesulfobacteriota bacterium DNA segment above includes these coding regions:
- a CDS encoding SDR family NAD(P)-dependent oxidoreductase, with amino-acid sequence MELEERVAIITGGTGALGKAVVSEFLREGAKVISTYIIDQELRGLRSTLKNQNLTLIKADVTREKQVAQVVKRTLKRFGRIDILVNIVGGFTYAKIQDTDEKTWDRMMNMNLKSVFLCSKAVLPQMIKQNYGKIINISSRPALKGVAGVGAYSASKAGVLNLTETIADEVRDYDINVNAILPSTIDTPANRRDMPEADFSKWVKPEEIARVMVFLASDDSRPVSGAGIPVYGKA